A genomic window from Lotus japonicus ecotype B-129 chromosome 1, LjGifu_v1.2 includes:
- the LOC130728755 gene encoding protein MEI2-like 4 translates to MPSETMDFNGLSPSLYSSRDIFSSTERQAGFWKSDNLPKCYDSDQRIKPSLNVQEASDSSDSHEVDIIATQYERNLFSSSLSELFTKKLRLSANNALYGHSVDNVTSHYEDERLSDSIEELEAQIIGNLLPNDDDLLSGMCDDHGLITQGSTGDDMDEVDLFSSVGGMELGEDDNSSSRQKNSEIFGGAFNSKLGLCNSSIAGEHPTRTLFARNINSFQTSQSGNSKTRMIQQIPSELEQKNCNLFLNQNFPPSKSPTNFPGLHGSGSMDGGTILGVDPTICTPSTNTAFRHEVSSSVPNTSPSLVRLKSVRNQCEITESGSPGQLNFGIQAASAFHPHSHPECHGGLANGVHRNPRGVENINLNTHERKDNMQFSPGNSSGGFMELNECVLRSSGNGSCPLPAHHYKWSNCQPHGMMWPNSPSYLDGICVAPAVQRLHALPRSPSHMMNTVLPINNQHLRSASLWDKRHAYAVESPEASAFHPGSLGDMRFSSNTAAYCVDFVPHPIFPHFGGSIVDLQILPKNHGLHFHDQGDLIFPGRNHMNNSFDTYKQRARSRRNSVSSLADMKQYDLDIDHIRRGEDTRTTLMIKNIPNKYTSKMLLAAIDECHKGTYDFVYLPIDFKNKCNVGYAFINMTNPSLIIPFYQVFNGKKWEKFNSEKVASLAYARIQGRAALIAHFQNSSLMNEDKRCRPILFNADGPNAGDQVPFPMGVNVRNKFGRARNNTHEDNLQGSSSSF, encoded by the exons ATGCCTTCTGAGACAATGGACTTCAATGGTTTGTCTCCATCGTTGTATTCCTCCCGAGATATTTTTTCATCTACCGAG AGGCAGGCTGGATTCTGGAAATCAGATAACCTGCCCAAATGCTATG ATTCTGATCAGAGAATAAAACCTAGCTTGAATGTACAAGAAGCATCCGATTCTTCAGATAGCCATGAGGTTGATATAATTGCCACTCAGTATGAACGTAACCTCTTCTCAAGTTCCCTGTCAGAGTTGTTTACCAAGAAAT TGAGATTATCTGCAAATAATGCTTTATATGGACATTCAGTTGATAATGTTACATCCCACTATGAGGATGAGAGGCTTTCTGACTCTATTGAAGAACTTGAGGCTCAAATTATTGGAAATCTACTCCCCAATGATGATGATTTGCTTTCGGGAATGTGTGATGATCATGGTCTCATCACCCAAGGCAGCACTGGTGATGACATGGATGAAGTAGACCTTTTCAGTAGTGTTGGAGGGATGGAATTGGGAGAAGATGATAACTCATCTTCTAGACAAAAGAATTCTGAAATCTTTGGTGGAGCTTTTAACAGTAAACTAGGGCTGTGCAATTCTTCAATTGCTGGTGAACACCCGACTAGAACATTATTTGCGAGAAATATTAATAGTTTCCAGACAAGCCAATCTGGAAACTCAAAAACGCG TATGATTCAACAGATCCCTTCAGAATTAGAACAAAAAAACTGTAACCTTTTTCTGAATCAGAACTTCCCTCCTTCGAAATCGCCAACTAACTTCCCAG GCTTGCATGGATCTGGTAGCATGGATGGTGGAACAATTCTAGGTGTTGATCCTACAATATGCACACCATCCACAAATACTGCTTTTAGACATGAGGTCTCTTCAAGCGTTCCTAATACCTCACCATCCCTTGTGAGACTTAAATCAGTTCGAAACCAATGTGAAATCACTGAATCTGGTTCTCCTGGCCAGTTGAATTTTGGTATTCAAGCTGCATCAGCTTTTCATCCTCATTCACATCCAGAATGTCATGGTGGTTTAGCTAATGGTGTTCACCGTAATCCTCGTGGGGTAGAAAACATCAATCTCAATACACATGAAAGAAAAGATAACATGCAGTTCTCTCCAGGAAACTCAAGTGGAGGCTTCATGGAACTCAATGAATGTG TTTTAAGATCCTCTGGTAATGGAAGCTGCCCTCTTCCTGCTCATCATTACAAATGGAGCAACTGTCAGCCTCATGGAATGATGTGGCCAAATTCACCATCGTATTTGGATGGGATTTGTGTGGCCCCTGCTGTGCAAAGATTGCATGCACTCCCTAGGTCACCATCACATATGATGAACACTGTTTTACCCATAAATAACCAGCATCTGCGATCAGCTTCTCTTTGGGACAAAAGACATGCCTATGCAGTGGAATCTCCTGAAGCTTCTGCCTTCCATCCAGGATCTCTTGGGGATATGCGATTTTCCAGTAATACAGCAGCATATTGTGTTGACTTTGTTCCTCATCCCATCTTTCCCCATTTTGGGGGAAGCATTGTTGACCTTCAAATCCTCCCTAAGAATCATGGACTCCATTTCCATGACCAAGGGGACCTGATTTTTCCTGGAAGAAACCACATGAATAATTCATTTGATACTTACAAACAGCGTGCGAGAAGCCGTAGAAACAGTGTTTCAAGCTTGGCTGACATGAAACAATATGATCTTGACATTGACCACATAAGAAGGGGGGAGGATACCCGCACAACACTTATGATAAAGAACATTCCTAACAA GTATACTTCCAAGATGCTGCTGGCTGCAATCGATGAATGCCATAAAGGAACTTATGATTTTGTGTATCTACCAATTGATTTCAAA AACAAATGCAATGTTGGATATGCATTCATCAACATGACTAATCCCAGCTTGATTATACCATTCTATCAG GTGTTCAATGGAAAGAAATGGGAGAAATTTAACAGCGAGAAAGTGGCATCACTAGCATATGCTCGCATACAAGGGAGAGCAGCACTTATTGCTCACTTCCAAAATTCAAGCTTGATGAATGAGGATAAGCGCTGCAGGCCCATCCTGTTCAATGCTGATGGCCCTAATGCTGGTGATCAG GTTCCTTTCCCAATGGGAGTTAATGTTCGCAACAAATTTGGAAGAGCGAGAAACAACACTCATGAGGATAACTTACAAGGGAGCTCTTCTAGTTTTTGA
- the LOC130728761 gene encoding trihelix transcription factor ASR3, whose translation MSSEQPSKPNITTVDGEIDGAVNGSPPFAAASDERPTARLPRWTRQEILVLIQGKADAESRFKPGRAAGSAFGSSEPKWALVSSYCKKHGVNREPVQCRKRWSNLAGDYKKIKEWESSVKDETESFWLMRNDLRRERKLPGYFDREVYDVLDAPALPVSATVVPAIEMAPEVVAREEEVHIYDSNRRVAGEDGLFSDCEKDEVLASVKSVAAPVPISEKQYLPLLRGCQVESNGQGTPNEKQPASNPEVGSTSQGERKRKRLATDAAEEETLQTQLIDVLEKNGKMLRDQLEAQNMNFQLDRQHQKDTASSIIAVLDKLADALGRIADKL comes from the exons ATGTCTTCCGAGCAACCTTCCAAACCCAACATAACCACCGTCGACGGCGAAATTGACGGTGCCGTTAACGGTTCGCCGCCGTTCGCGGCGGCTTCCGATGAGAGGCCCACGGCGAGGCTTCCACGCTGGACAAGGCAGGAGATCCTGGTTCTCATACAGGGTAAAGCTGATGCTGAAAGCCGGTTCAAACCGGGCCGTGCTGCCGGTTCGGCTTTCGGTTCGAGCGAACCGAAGTGGGCGCTGGTCTCGTCGTACTGCAAGAAGCACGGCGTGAACCGGGAACCGGTTCAGTGCCGGAAGCGGTGGAGCAACCTCGCCGGCGACTATAAGAAGATCAAGGAGTGGGAGTCGTCGGTGAAGGATGAAACGGAGTCGTTTTGGCTGATGAGGAATGATTTGAGGAGGGAGAGGAAGTTGCCGGGGTATTTTGACCGGGAGGTGTATGATGTTCTCGACGCGCCGGCGTTGCCGGTTTCTGCTACGGTGGTTCCGGCGATTGAGATGGCGCCGGAGGTGGTGGCTCGTGAGGAGGAGGTTCACATTTATGATAGTAATCGGAGGGTGGCTGGTGAAGATGGGTTGTTTTCGGATTGTGAGAAGGATGAGGTTTTGGCTTCTGTTAAGAGTGTGGCTGCTCCTGTTCCTATCTCAG AGAAGCAATATCTACCACTCCTCCGTGGCTGCCAAGTGGAAAGCAATGGCCAAG GTACCCCCAATGAGAAACAACCAGCCTCAAACCCAGAAGTGGGTTCCACATCTCAAGGGGAACGGAAGAGGAAGCGGTTAGCGACCGATGCAGCAGAGGAGGAAACTTTGCAAACTCAATTAATTGATGTCTTGGAGAAAAATGGGAAGATGCTACGCGATCAGCTTGAGGCTCAGAACATGAATTTCCAGTTGGATCGCCAGCACCAGAAAGACACTGCAAGTAGCATAATTGCTGTGCTTGATAAGCTTGCAGATGCTCTAGGGAGAATTGCTGATAAGTTGTAG